A window of Corallococcus macrosporus DSM 14697 contains these coding sequences:
- a CDS encoding PAS domain S-box protein, which yields MEFVSGIALVPPDSPARELLAAAATRAGLRVVDGLEEASLALVDLTAPGGLAAGEALLDAALAAHLTLVVLVAPGEGAFATAQSLKPADVVTAPVALHELAWRLQCAAERHVEREEQARSQEDLALLLELTADYAETSDVEALLHGVTRRLAEKLDIARATLVMLGRSADEGIIVAASDDPTLKDLRIDLSRYPEIREVMRTGKPVVMQEASTHPLLGDVERRAVAARGIHAIAALPLPIRGQVRGVLLLRAAGRRRTFTPREIDFLTTVAHATAVALRNASVLQLVRGQTEAEKTARLAAEEQAASFKPYQLFFAHVSEGVAILDDKACVLSLNPSGAAMLDVEAPDARGRHLHQVTQPVDENVLMELVTTAARGEARSGADVQVCTRTGRRLTLSMSAAPLRDEEAATILSFRDVTDARKLEEELLQTKDFLERLIDSSVDAIIAADLKGRIILFNKGAEALCGYTAQEALGGSFTVHQLYPPGVAKRVMAMIRAPEHGGKGRLSLIREELVHRSGERVPVNMTASIVYEGGREVFSVGIFTDMRARMQLERKLSDVETRLEESEKSAVIVALAGTAAHELNQPLTSVMGYAELLKRKLKEDDFAWKPVDIIYREAERMAEIVRKIGKITRYETKSYMGAQQILDLDKATSHED from the coding sequence TTGGAATTCGTATCCGGCATCGCCCTGGTGCCCCCGGACTCACCCGCGCGGGAGCTGCTGGCCGCGGCGGCCACGCGTGCGGGGCTGCGGGTGGTGGACGGCCTCGAGGAGGCCTCCCTCGCGCTGGTGGACCTCACCGCGCCGGGAGGGCTCGCCGCGGGTGAGGCCCTGCTCGACGCCGCCCTGGCCGCGCACCTCACCCTGGTGGTGTTGGTGGCGCCAGGGGAGGGCGCCTTCGCCACCGCCCAGTCCCTCAAGCCCGCGGACGTCGTCACCGCACCGGTGGCCCTGCACGAACTGGCCTGGCGGCTCCAGTGCGCCGCCGAGCGCCACGTGGAGCGCGAGGAGCAGGCGCGCAGCCAGGAGGACCTGGCGCTCCTGCTGGAGCTGACCGCGGACTACGCGGAGACGTCCGACGTGGAGGCGCTGCTGCACGGCGTCACCCGGCGGCTGGCGGAGAAGCTGGACATCGCGCGCGCCACGCTGGTGATGCTCGGGCGCAGCGCGGACGAAGGCATCATCGTCGCAGCCAGCGACGACCCCACGCTCAAGGATCTGCGCATCGACCTGTCGCGCTACCCGGAGATTCGGGAGGTGATGCGCACGGGCAAGCCGGTGGTGATGCAGGAGGCCTCCACCCACCCGCTGCTGGGGGACGTGGAGCGGCGCGCGGTGGCCGCGCGGGGCATCCACGCCATCGCCGCGCTGCCGCTGCCCATCCGCGGGCAGGTGCGCGGCGTGCTGCTGCTGCGCGCCGCGGGCCGGCGGCGCACCTTCACGCCGCGGGAGATTGATTTCCTCACCACCGTGGCGCACGCCACCGCGGTGGCCCTGCGCAACGCGTCCGTGCTCCAGTTGGTGCGAGGGCAGACGGAGGCGGAGAAGACGGCCCGCCTGGCCGCGGAGGAGCAGGCGGCGTCGTTCAAGCCGTACCAGCTCTTCTTCGCGCACGTCAGCGAGGGCGTGGCCATCCTGGACGACAAGGCCTGCGTGCTGTCGCTGAACCCCTCCGGCGCGGCCATGCTGGACGTGGAGGCGCCGGACGCGCGCGGCCGCCACCTGCACCAGGTCACCCAGCCGGTGGATGAGAACGTGCTGATGGAGCTGGTGACCACCGCCGCGCGCGGCGAGGCCCGCTCCGGCGCGGACGTGCAGGTGTGCACCCGCACGGGCCGCCGCCTGACGCTGTCCATGTCCGCGGCGCCGCTGCGCGACGAGGAGGCGGCCACCATCCTCTCCTTCCGCGACGTCACGGACGCGCGGAAGCTGGAGGAGGAGCTGCTCCAGACGAAGGACTTCCTGGAGCGGCTCATCGACTCGTCGGTGGACGCCATCATCGCGGCCGACCTGAAGGGGCGCATCATCCTCTTCAACAAGGGCGCGGAGGCGCTGTGCGGCTACACCGCGCAGGAGGCGCTGGGCGGCAGCTTCACCGTCCACCAGCTCTACCCGCCGGGCGTGGCGAAGCGGGTGATGGCCATGATTCGCGCCCCCGAGCACGGCGGCAAGGGCCGGCTGTCCCTCATCCGGGAGGAGCTGGTCCACCGCTCCGGTGAGCGGGTGCCGGTGAACATGACGGCCTCCATCGTCTACGAAGGGGGGCGCGAGGTGTTCAGCGTGGGCATCTTCACGGACATGCGCGCGCGCATGCAGTTGGAGCGCAAGCTGTCCGACGTGGAGACGCGGCTGGAGGAGAGCGAGAAGAGCGCGGTCATCGTCGCGCTCGCCGGCACCGCCGCGCACGAGCTGAACCAGCCGCTCACCTCGGTGATGGGCTACGCCGAGCTGCTGAAGCGGAAGCTGAAGGAAGACGACTTCGCCTGGAAGCCGGTGGACATCATCTACCGCGAGGCGGAGCGCATGGCGGAGATCGTCCGGAAGATTGGGAAGATTACCCGCTACGAGACGAAGTCCTACATGGGGGCGCAACAGATTCTCGACCTGGACAAGGCCACCTCCCATGAAGACTGA
- a CDS encoding right-handed parallel beta-helix repeat-containing protein yields the protein MRNRSPWSTALCSAALLSLLACNGKVELTQESGAPPGSSETPSTGNPSVPGTPSTDDEDDTPDPSEPPPVIVDIPSPNPEPPPPEPQPEPEPEPEPEPQYTRVLWVAPNGSDSASATETAPLRTVTRALELVRPGEAIFLKTGNYAERLKLEEKGGSANKLLTLRAAPGAKPVVKPSGSGSALVDVRGAYWSIEGLTIDVAGSASFAVLFRGVGSHHGVLRNSTVKNGTAGAGVNVCEKASDVLIEGNTISHFNRDGDDSHGVIVQTTARNVVVRGNDIHHNSGDAVQCIGPEGGATISGTPFDNLLVEDNELHENRENGVDVKTCTRVTLRGNIIWGHESSSTSRGEGVVVHLSARDVTLEDNVFYNNGRAISIGGVRQGAPPTNIVVRRNLVRDGLGGGEEGSGIRVDTTSNVKVHHNTVWNMPGPCLTFGHGDTGASASLDVRNNVFSGCGVAVRGGPGRSGAVVDANLYFRNAGSAVYRLNGVDMGFSQWRSQSGLDGRSQEKAPGFVNIDTGDFRLGSGSPALNAGLSLGLTWCGPGPDQGAFESDCP from the coding sequence ATGCGCAACCGCTCGCCGTGGTCCACGGCCCTCTGCTCCGCTGCCCTGCTGTCCTTATTGGCCTGCAATGGCAAGGTGGAGCTCACCCAGGAAAGTGGTGCGCCACCGGGCTCCAGCGAAACGCCGTCGACGGGCAACCCGTCCGTGCCCGGCACGCCCTCCACGGATGACGAAGACGACACGCCGGACCCGTCGGAGCCGCCGCCCGTCATCGTCGACATTCCCTCCCCGAACCCGGAGCCGCCGCCCCCCGAGCCGCAGCCGGAACCCGAACCCGAGCCGGAGCCCGAGCCCCAGTACACGCGCGTCCTCTGGGTGGCGCCCAACGGCAGCGACAGCGCCTCCGCCACGGAGACGGCGCCGCTGCGCACCGTGACGCGCGCGCTGGAGCTGGTGCGTCCGGGCGAGGCCATCTTCCTGAAGACGGGCAACTACGCCGAGCGCCTCAAGCTGGAGGAGAAGGGCGGCTCGGCGAACAAGCTGCTCACGCTGCGGGCCGCGCCGGGAGCGAAGCCGGTGGTGAAGCCGTCCGGGAGCGGCTCCGCCCTGGTGGACGTGCGCGGCGCGTACTGGAGCATCGAGGGGCTCACCATCGACGTGGCGGGCAGCGCCTCCTTCGCGGTGCTGTTCCGCGGCGTGGGCTCCCACCACGGCGTGCTGCGGAACTCCACGGTGAAGAACGGCACCGCGGGCGCGGGTGTCAACGTGTGCGAGAAGGCCAGCGACGTCCTCATCGAGGGCAACACCATCTCCCACTTCAACCGCGACGGGGACGACAGCCACGGCGTCATCGTCCAGACGACGGCGCGCAACGTGGTGGTGCGCGGCAATGACATCCACCACAACTCCGGGGACGCGGTGCAGTGCATCGGGCCCGAGGGCGGCGCCACCATCTCCGGCACGCCCTTCGACAACCTCCTGGTGGAGGACAACGAGCTGCACGAGAACCGGGAGAACGGCGTGGACGTGAAGACGTGCACCCGCGTCACGCTGCGCGGCAACATCATCTGGGGCCACGAGTCGTCGTCCACCTCGCGCGGCGAGGGCGTGGTGGTGCACCTGTCCGCCCGGGACGTCACGCTGGAGGACAACGTCTTCTACAACAACGGCCGCGCCATCAGCATCGGCGGGGTGCGCCAGGGCGCGCCGCCCACCAACATCGTCGTCCGCCGCAACCTGGTGCGGGACGGGCTGGGCGGCGGCGAGGAGGGCAGCGGCATCCGCGTGGACACCACGTCGAACGTGAAGGTGCACCACAACACCGTCTGGAACATGCCCGGGCCCTGCCTCACCTTCGGCCACGGCGACACCGGGGCCAGCGCCAGCCTGGACGTGCGCAACAACGTCTTCTCCGGCTGCGGCGTGGCGGTGCGCGGCGGCCCCGGGCGCTCGGGGGCGGTGGTGGACGCGAACCTCTACTTCCGCAACGCGGGCTCGGCCGTCTACCGCCTCAACGGCGTGGACATGGGCTTCTCGCAGTGGCGCTCGCAGAGCGGGCTGGACGGCCGCTCCCAGGAGAAGGCCCCCGGCTTCGTCAATATCGACACCGGGGACTTCCGCCTGGGGTCGGGTTCGCCCGCCCTCAACGCGGGGCTGTCGCTGGGGTTGACGTGGTGCGGGCCAGGCCCGGACCAGGGCGCCTTCGAGTCGGACTGCCCCTGA
- a CDS encoding dihydroneopterin aldolase: MSAEHAFHPPVVTTPEGQPLDVIELRGLTVDCIVGIFNRERVAAQPLRLDVALFLDTRAAAVGGKLAHTVNYGRLAGELRFLLEACRFELLESAVETVCRYVLAPPTDDVPRAQVHAATVRVTKPQALGGLAVPSLQIHRTAAEMVYAREEKGFGRVDIIHEGAGYGVYRLRVKPGGCIPTHVHQRMEESELVLGSGLLLQFKPVARGMAFHWPRGFLHRYDNPSATEQTVLCVDRPGFIPSDEVETEPPPEGLLPVTGHSYYPLDEPAAPGSPAEHQP; this comes from the coding sequence ATGAGCGCGGAGCACGCATTCCATCCCCCCGTCGTCACGACGCCGGAGGGCCAGCCGCTGGACGTCATCGAGCTGCGGGGCCTCACGGTGGACTGCATCGTGGGCATCTTCAACCGCGAGCGCGTCGCGGCCCAGCCGCTGCGGTTGGACGTGGCCCTGTTCCTGGACACCCGCGCCGCCGCGGTGGGCGGCAAGCTGGCGCACACGGTGAACTACGGCCGGCTCGCGGGGGAGCTGCGCTTCCTCCTGGAGGCGTGCCGCTTCGAGCTGCTGGAGTCCGCCGTGGAGACGGTGTGCCGCTACGTGCTGGCGCCGCCCACCGACGACGTCCCGCGCGCGCAGGTCCACGCGGCCACGGTGCGGGTGACGAAGCCGCAGGCGCTGGGGGGGCTGGCGGTGCCGTCGCTCCAGATTCACCGCACCGCCGCGGAGATGGTGTACGCGCGGGAGGAGAAGGGCTTTGGCCGCGTGGACATCATCCACGAGGGCGCGGGCTACGGCGTCTACCGGCTGCGGGTGAAGCCGGGTGGCTGCATCCCCACGCACGTGCACCAGCGGATGGAGGAGAGCGAGCTGGTGTTGGGCTCGGGGCTGCTCCTCCAGTTCAAGCCGGTGGCGCGGGGCATGGCCTTCCACTGGCCGCGCGGCTTCCTGCACCGCTACGACAACCCCTCCGCCACGGAGCAGACGGTGCTCTGCGTGGACAGGCCGGGCTTCATCCCGTCGGACGAGGTGGAGACCGAGCCGCCGCCGGAGGGGCTGTTGCCCGTCACCGGCCACTCCTATTACCCGCTGGATGAGCCCGCGGCGCCGGGCTCCCCCGCGGAGCACCAGCCGTGA
- a CDS encoding SDR family oxidoreductase, translating to MATAFITGAGIRIGGAVARALGRAGYDLALHANRSLEPLEALAEELRGLGRRVTLHAADLSRPEAVESLAAQVREAWPALDVVVHNAGLYERSDFADISRDQYRAMMAVNLDAPFFLTQALLPALRAGKDPLVVHLTDVGGERPVSHYAHYSVSKAGLIMLTRALAVELAPHIRVNAVSPGTVAFPESFDAEARDAVLRRIPMGREGSVEDVARTVVFLAREAPYITGQVIAVDGGRSAQL from the coding sequence ATGGCGACCGCATTCATCACCGGGGCTGGCATCCGCATCGGCGGCGCGGTGGCCCGGGCGCTCGGACGCGCCGGCTATGACCTGGCGCTCCATGCGAACCGCTCGCTCGAACCGCTGGAGGCGCTGGCGGAGGAGCTCCGAGGCCTCGGCCGTCGCGTCACCCTGCACGCCGCCGACCTGAGCCGCCCGGAGGCGGTGGAGTCCCTGGCCGCGCAGGTGCGTGAGGCCTGGCCCGCGCTGGACGTGGTGGTCCACAACGCCGGCCTCTACGAGCGCTCCGACTTCGCCGACATCTCCCGCGACCAGTACCGCGCCATGATGGCGGTGAACCTGGACGCGCCCTTCTTCCTCACCCAGGCCCTGCTCCCCGCGCTGCGCGCCGGCAAGGACCCGCTGGTGGTGCACCTCACCGACGTCGGCGGGGAGCGGCCGGTGAGCCACTACGCGCACTATTCGGTGAGCAAGGCGGGCCTCATCATGCTCACCCGCGCGCTGGCGGTGGAGCTGGCCCCGCACATCCGGGTCAACGCCGTGTCGCCCGGCACGGTGGCCTTCCCCGAGAGCTTCGACGCCGAGGCCCGCGACGCGGTGCTGCGCCGCATCCCCATGGGGCGCGAGGGCAGCGTCGAGGACGTCGCCCGCACCGTCGTCTTCCTCGCCCGCGAGGCGCCGTACATCACCGGGCAGGTCATCGCCGTCGACGGCGGGAGGAGCGCACAGCTATGA
- the ydfG gene encoding bifunctional NADP-dependent 3-hydroxy acid dehydrogenase/3-hydroxypropionate dehydrogenase YdfG, translating into MNVLITGATAGFGLAIARRFIQDGARVIASGRRTERLEALRAELGERVHPLTLDITDREAVERAIRSLPADFAEVDVLVNNAGLALGLDPAQTARVEDWDTMVDTNVKGLLYCTHAVLPGMVARNRGHIVNMGSVAAEWPYPGGNVYGATKAFVHQFSLNLRADLHGTAVRVTDIEPGLVGGTEFSNVRFRGDDTRAASVYANTQALTPEDIADAVHWVATRPAHVNINVMSLMPVSQSFGPLPVKRQG; encoded by the coding sequence ATGAACGTTCTGATTACCGGAGCCACCGCGGGGTTCGGGCTGGCCATCGCCCGCCGCTTCATCCAGGACGGCGCGCGGGTCATCGCCTCCGGGCGGCGCACCGAGCGGCTGGAGGCGCTGCGCGCGGAGCTGGGCGAGCGGGTGCATCCCCTGACGCTCGACATCACGGACCGTGAGGCCGTGGAGCGGGCCATCCGCTCGCTGCCGGCGGACTTCGCGGAGGTGGATGTCCTGGTCAACAACGCGGGCCTGGCGCTGGGGTTGGACCCGGCGCAGACGGCGCGCGTGGAGGACTGGGACACGATGGTGGACACCAACGTGAAGGGCCTCCTGTACTGCACGCACGCGGTGCTGCCCGGCATGGTGGCGCGCAACCGGGGCCACATCGTCAACATGGGCTCAGTGGCCGCGGAGTGGCCCTACCCCGGCGGCAACGTGTACGGCGCCACCAAGGCCTTCGTGCACCAGTTCAGCCTCAACCTCCGCGCGGACCTGCATGGCACCGCCGTGCGCGTGACGGACATCGAGCCCGGCCTGGTGGGCGGCACGGAGTTCTCCAACGTCCGCTTCAGGGGCGACGACACGCGCGCCGCCTCCGTCTACGCCAACACCCAGGCGCTGACGCCCGAGGACATCGCGGACGCGGTGCACTGGGTGGCCACGCGGCCGGCACACGTGAACATCAACGTCATGTCGTTGATGCCGGTGTCGCAGTCCTTCGGGCCCCTGCCGGTGAAGCGGCAGGGCTGA
- a CDS encoding alpha/beta fold hydrolase — translation MPASTPQRLRSFVTGQVELTRAVAHALKSRPFNPYPYLKPFIERASGVRESPISATPHTVVYTRGSMRLLRYAAPRRRHRTPILFVYSLINRWYILDFLPGRSLIEHLTREGYDVYAIDWGVPGQDEERLTWDDLLGGLIQTAVRWTLRVSKSRDLTLYGYCMGGTMALAYTALYPEGVRNLVAQATPVDFSKGGLYTLWTSANHFDVDSLVDAYGNVPTPVLESGFLMAAPVQRLTRWLEVCRRIDDPEFVTTFLAMERWGSDPVPFPGEVYRQYIKDCYQQNLFPQGLMEVGGERVDLGRIQCAILNVIAEHDTIALPAMSEPLNTLVGSKDCETRRYPVGHIGLSASSKGATKVWPSISAWIGARSKPMEP, via the coding sequence ATGCCCGCGTCCACGCCCCAGCGTCTTCGCTCCTTCGTCACCGGCCAGGTCGAATTGACTCGCGCCGTCGCGCACGCGCTCAAGTCGCGGCCCTTCAATCCGTACCCGTACCTCAAGCCCTTCATCGAGAGGGCCTCGGGCGTCCGCGAGTCGCCCATCAGCGCCACGCCGCACACCGTCGTGTACACGCGCGGCAGCATGCGGCTGCTGCGCTACGCGGCCCCGCGCCGCCGCCACCGCACGCCCATCCTCTTCGTCTATTCGCTCATCAACCGCTGGTACATCCTCGACTTCCTGCCGGGGCGCAGCCTCATCGAGCACCTCACCCGCGAGGGCTACGACGTCTACGCCATCGACTGGGGTGTGCCGGGGCAGGACGAGGAGCGGCTCACCTGGGATGACCTGCTCGGCGGGCTCATCCAGACGGCGGTGCGCTGGACGCTGCGCGTGAGCAAGAGCCGGGACTTGACGCTCTACGGCTACTGCATGGGCGGCACCATGGCCCTGGCGTACACGGCCCTGTACCCCGAGGGCGTCCGCAACCTGGTGGCGCAGGCCACGCCGGTGGACTTCAGCAAGGGCGGCCTCTACACGCTGTGGACCTCCGCCAACCACTTCGACGTGGACTCGCTGGTGGACGCCTACGGCAACGTGCCCACGCCGGTGCTGGAGAGCGGCTTCCTCATGGCCGCGCCGGTGCAGCGCCTCACCCGCTGGCTGGAGGTGTGCCGCCGCATCGACGACCCGGAGTTCGTCACCACCTTCCTCGCCATGGAGCGCTGGGGCTCGGACCCCGTGCCCTTCCCGGGCGAGGTGTACCGGCAGTACATCAAGGACTGCTACCAGCAGAACCTCTTCCCCCAGGGCCTCATGGAAGTGGGCGGCGAGCGCGTGGACCTGGGCCGCATCCAGTGCGCCATCCTCAACGTCATCGCCGAACACGACACCATCGCGCTGCCCGCGATGAGCGAGCCGCTGAACACCCTGGTCGGCTCGAAGGACTGTGAGACGCGGCGCTACCCGGTGGGCCACATCGGCCTGTCCGCCTCCAGCAAGGGGGCGACGAAGGTGTGGCCCTCCATTTCCGCGTGGATTGGCGCGCGCTCGAAGCCGATGGAGCCATGA
- a CDS encoding SDR family NAD(P)-dependent oxidoreductase produces MNEVGTRKVLVTGGGTGIGRAVAEALLRAGGQVVVSGRRAEVLESLMAAWPGQAFALPCDLASPEAREGLLRRAATMLGGLDGFVHSAGQVVHQLPGHIGEDALRAQLEINLVAPLRLGEQALEVLAPGGAQVFIASTLATRPVVTSAVYSAAKAGLLQVMKVLALAGAAKGVRASAVLPGVVETDMVREVRLAPGEGALPGPEHARRQEAQLAGLRALHPLGRLGRPEDVAGAVRYLLGASWLSGSELVLDGGLLLRE; encoded by the coding sequence ATGAATGAGGTGGGCACGCGCAAGGTGCTCGTCACCGGTGGTGGGACGGGCATTGGCCGCGCGGTGGCGGAGGCCCTGCTTCGCGCGGGCGGGCAGGTGGTGGTGTCGGGCCGGCGCGCGGAGGTGCTGGAGTCGCTGATGGCGGCCTGGCCAGGGCAGGCCTTCGCGCTGCCGTGCGACCTGGCCTCGCCGGAGGCCCGCGAGGGCCTGCTGCGCCGTGCGGCCACGATGCTGGGGGGCCTGGACGGCTTCGTCCACAGCGCGGGCCAGGTGGTGCACCAGCTCCCGGGCCACATTGGCGAGGACGCGCTGCGGGCGCAGCTCGAAATCAACCTCGTCGCGCCGCTGCGGCTGGGCGAGCAGGCGCTGGAGGTCCTGGCGCCGGGTGGGGCGCAGGTGTTCATCGCGTCCACGCTGGCCACGCGGCCCGTGGTCACCAGCGCGGTGTACAGCGCGGCGAAGGCGGGGCTCCTCCAGGTGATGAAGGTGCTGGCGTTGGCCGGGGCGGCGAAGGGCGTGCGCGCCAGCGCGGTGCTGCCGGGCGTGGTGGAGACGGACATGGTGCGCGAGGTGCGCCTGGCGCCCGGTGAAGGGGCGCTGCCGGGGCCCGAGCACGCGCGGCGGCAGGAGGCCCAGCTCGCGGGCCTGCGGGCGCTGCATCCGCTCGGCCGGCTCGGGCGTCCCGAGGACGTGGCCGGGGCGGTGCGCTACCTGCTGGGCGCGTCGTGGCTCTCCGGCTCCGAGCTGGTGCTGGACGGGGGGCTACTGCTCCGGGAGTGA
- a CDS encoding queuosine precursor transporter produces MLLDRRLQLFVVLAGVFVTSLVVGDIIGVKLFEAKVGPVVAVMSIGMLPFPVTFLLTDILNEFYGKKAARFVTWVGFFMAIFAFIVIGIAVQVPWAPLTRANDYTGTVENAFNNVFGGSQRILVASMIAYLVGQFCDIAIFNGLKRLTRNRLLWVRATGSTLVSQLIDTVVVQYVAWTGVLPNSTIVSIIYTSYVVKLLVAVGLTPFIYLGHAFVERKLGIAPVVLGENGEPLAPPAPPATPAEQSRAA; encoded by the coding sequence ATGCTCCTCGACAGACGGCTTCAGCTCTTCGTGGTGTTGGCGGGGGTGTTCGTCACCTCGCTGGTGGTGGGCGACATCATCGGCGTGAAGCTGTTCGAGGCGAAGGTGGGGCCGGTGGTGGCGGTGATGTCCATTGGCATGCTGCCCTTCCCGGTGACGTTCCTCCTCACCGACATCCTGAACGAGTTCTACGGGAAGAAGGCGGCCCGCTTCGTGACGTGGGTGGGCTTCTTCATGGCCATCTTCGCCTTCATCGTGATTGGCATCGCCGTGCAGGTGCCGTGGGCCCCGCTGACGCGCGCCAACGACTACACGGGCACGGTGGAGAACGCGTTCAACAACGTCTTCGGCGGCTCCCAGCGCATCCTCGTCGCGTCCATGATTGCGTACCTGGTGGGCCAGTTCTGCGACATCGCCATCTTCAACGGGCTCAAGCGGCTGACGCGCAACCGGCTCCTGTGGGTGCGGGCGACGGGCTCCACGTTGGTGTCGCAGCTCATCGACACGGTGGTGGTGCAGTACGTGGCGTGGACGGGCGTGCTGCCCAACTCCACCATCGTCAGCATCATCTACACGTCCTACGTGGTGAAGCTGCTGGTCGCGGTGGGCCTGACGCCCTTCATCTACCTGGGCCACGCCTTCGTCGAGCGGAAGCTGGGCATCGCCCCCGTGGTGCTGGGGGAGAACGGCGAGCCCCTTGCCCCGCCCGCGCCGCCAGCCACCCCCGCGGAACAGTCCCGCGCCGCCTGA
- a CDS encoding alpha/beta fold hydrolase codes for MNVSSDTEAMGVQVREGSIHLRDGRRLAYVESGDLSGLPVFFIHGNPGSRHMRHPDDRLTHALGVRLIAPDRPGYGLSDYQPGRTLLDFPEDLEQLANALKIDRFALFGVSAGGPYVAASAWKLGERLTRAALVSGAAPLARPGAMAGVNRDYRNAYTMAAWPEWVLHPLMAMHDRQVRANPARALAGLRAQASADDRAVLADPRIAAQVQGWRYEATRKGVAGMRREAHILAQPWNVPLEEIRTEVDLWYWEGDSIVPTQMGQYLANRIPRAVPRFFPGGGHFSIFTHWTDILTPLVQQGR; via the coding sequence ATGAACGTCTCGTCCGACACCGAAGCCATGGGCGTGCAGGTCCGCGAAGGCAGCATCCACCTGAGGGACGGCCGGCGGCTCGCCTACGTCGAATCCGGCGACCTGAGCGGCCTGCCCGTGTTCTTCATCCACGGCAACCCGGGCTCGCGCCACATGCGTCACCCGGATGACCGGCTCACCCACGCGCTGGGCGTGCGCCTCATCGCGCCGGACCGGCCGGGCTATGGCCTGTCGGACTACCAGCCCGGGCGCACGCTGCTCGACTTCCCGGAGGACTTGGAGCAGCTCGCCAACGCGCTGAAGATTGACCGCTTCGCCCTCTTCGGCGTGTCCGCCGGTGGGCCCTACGTGGCCGCGTCCGCGTGGAAGCTGGGGGAGCGCCTCACCCGCGCGGCGCTCGTCTCCGGCGCGGCGCCCCTGGCCCGTCCGGGCGCCATGGCGGGTGTGAACCGGGACTACCGCAACGCGTACACCATGGCCGCGTGGCCGGAGTGGGTGCTGCACCCGCTGATGGCCATGCATGACCGGCAGGTGCGCGCCAACCCCGCGCGGGCGCTGGCGGGCCTGCGCGCCCAGGCGTCGGCGGATGACCGCGCGGTGCTCGCCGACCCGCGCATCGCCGCGCAGGTCCAGGGCTGGCGCTACGAGGCCACGCGCAAGGGCGTGGCGGGCATGCGCCGCGAGGCCCACATCCTCGCGCAGCCGTGGAACGTCCCCCTGGAGGAGATTCGGACGGAGGTGGACCTCTGGTACTGGGAGGGCGACAGCATCGTCCCGACGCAGATGGGGCAGTACCTCGCGAACCGCATTCCGCGCGCCGTGCCCCGCTTCTTCCCCGGCGGTGGGCACTTCTCCATCTTCACCCACTGGACGGACATCCTCACGCCGCTGGTCCAGCAGGGACGCTGA
- the queD gene encoding 6-carboxytetrahydropterin synthase QueD, which yields MNIFKEFTFEAAHRLPNVPPGHKCSRLHGHSYRVEIHVSGPVGEQSGWVMDFSDLKEAFEPLRLKLDHYYLNEIEGLENPTSENLSRWIWKRLRPGLPLLSRVVVRETCTSGCVYQGEDD from the coding sequence TTGAACATCTTCAAGGAATTCACCTTCGAGGCCGCGCACCGGCTTCCCAACGTGCCGCCCGGCCACAAGTGCAGCCGGCTGCACGGCCACAGCTACCGGGTGGAGATCCACGTCAGCGGCCCAGTGGGCGAGCAGTCCGGGTGGGTGATGGACTTCTCCGACCTCAAGGAGGCCTTCGAGCCCCTGCGGCTGAAGCTGGACCACTACTACCTCAATGAGATTGAGGGCCTGGAGAACCCCACCAGCGAGAATCTGTCGCGGTGGATCTGGAAGCGCCTGCGTCCGGGCCTGCCCCTGCTCAGCCGGGTGGTGGTCCGTGAGACATGCACCAGTGGGTGCGTCTATCAGGGTGAGGACGACTGA
- a CDS encoding Uma2 family endonuclease, whose protein sequence is MGDEPPPEQIYEALERLPLNVVGEIIDGELHVSPRPGTLHGRAAIRLGQQLAPFDPELGAEGPGGWVILPKPELHLGCNVLVPDLSGWRRERMPEIPDVVGVELAPDWLCEVLSPSTAALDRSRKMTHYAREGVNHLWLVDPRIQLLEIYRREGERWQRLGAHTGDATVHAEPFEAQKLNLGSLWQR, encoded by the coding sequence ATGGGTGACGAGCCACCGCCGGAGCAGATTTACGAAGCGTTGGAGCGCCTCCCTCTAAATGTCGTCGGGGAAATCATCGACGGTGAGCTGCACGTCAGCCCCCGTCCGGGGACGCTTCACGGCAGGGCTGCCATCCGACTCGGCCAGCAACTGGCACCGTTCGACCCGGAACTCGGGGCGGAAGGCCCGGGCGGCTGGGTCATCCTCCCCAAGCCGGAGTTGCACCTCGGCTGCAACGTGCTCGTGCCAGACCTCTCCGGGTGGCGGCGCGAACGCATGCCGGAGATTCCGGACGTGGTCGGCGTGGAACTCGCCCCCGACTGGCTCTGCGAGGTCCTGTCCCCCTCCACCGCAGCCCTGGACCGCTCGCGGAAGATGACGCACTACGCCCGCGAGGGCGTGAACCATCTGTGGCTCGTGGACCCGCGCATCCAGCTCCTCGAAATCTACCGGCGTGAGGGCGAGCGCTGGCAGCGACTGGGCGCCCACACCGGCGACGCCACCGTTCATGCCGAACCCTTCGAGGCACAAAAGTTGAATCTCGGTTCACTTTGGCAGCGCTGA